The sequence below is a genomic window from Thalassoroseus pseudoceratinae.
CCGTTCCTCATGTGTATTTCAAATCGACAGGGGAATCTCGCGGCGAAGCCCTTCGCGATGCCATCGAACAAGCAAACCATGCCATTCACGAACGTGGCACACAGAACCCCGATTTCCTCAATATGGGAACGACATGCACCGCCGCCGTTCTGGGCCCGGATGGTGTCCTGTTCGGGCATGTCGGCGATAGCCGCGGTTATCGCATTCGGAACGGGCAAATCGAACAACTGACGTTTGACCACAGCCTGCAATGGGAATTGATCCGCACGGGAAAACTATCGGCTGAGGAAGTCCAACTTCGCCAGCCCCGCAATGTGATCACCCGATCTCTTGGACCGTCGGCCAACGTGAATGTCGATATCGAAGGCCCATTCCCGGTTCAAGAAGGCGACACCTATCTACTGTGTTCCGACGGACTTCCGACACACGTCAGCGATGAGGAAATCGGAATCGTCGCCGCGAACTTGCCGGTGGCGGAGGCGTCGCGGTTGCTGTCGCATTTGGCGAATTTACGGGGTGGGACGGACAACACCACCGTCGTGATTTTCCGAATCGGTGAAACGACAAGCCAGAATGTCTTAATACCGCAACCGGAACCGTTGCGAGAAAAATCGGCCCACTCAAGCAACTGGTGGCCGTTGCTCGCGGCTTGGTCGGTAGCGTGTTTCTTTGCCTTCGGTGCGATGGCCTATGGATTTGGGCACCCCGATTGGGGTCGAAACCTGATTGGCCTGAGTGCATTGACGGGCGAAGCCGCCTGTTTGTACTGGCTCCGATCCCGAAACCAGCCTCAACAACCGAAGAGCAAACCGAATCAAGCGTCTTCCGCACCGTACCAAACGGCCCCCGCGATCCTGACCGAAGAATTCCTCAGCGTTCTCACCGGACTCGAACAAGAGTTACAACGCACTGCGGAGGACGAAGCCTGGGAAATCGACTGGAAACGTTACAATCACGCTGTCCAGCAGGCTCAGTCTGCGACCGAAAAGTTACAACTTCAGCAGGCGTTGGATTCCCTAAGCGTCGCGGTGGACGTACTGATGCTAGGCGTGCACCGTTTCCGCCGCCAACGCATGCTCAAGAAGCCCCCGCAAAAGCAACCCCACGATTGAAGGCTGTTTTCGGCGTCGGTGAGAGAAGTCTCGTTGACAGTCTTTCCCCAAGCGTCGATACTGCATCGCTTCATACCGACAGCTTCGATGAGTGCTTTATGAACGATTTGGCAGAATACACAGCGAAAGTCGCCCAGCAAGCGCGAGCGGCATCACGCGAATTGGCATTGGTGACTGGTGAGCAAAAAGCCGGCTGGCTGAGAAAATCCGCCGATGCCCTGCGTTCTCGCACGTCGGAACTTCTGGAAGCCAACGAAAAAGATATCGCACGCGCTCCGGAATATGGTCTGACCTCCGCGGAAATTGATCGGCTGCGTCTGAGTGAGCCCCGTATTGCCGGAATTGCAGAAGCACTGGAACAAATCGCGTTGTTGCCAGACCCGGTTGGTGAGATTA
It includes:
- a CDS encoding PP2C family protein-serine/threonine phosphatase, with amino-acid sequence MQHGRKIQYASLSDVGFRRRLNQDTFAVQIASDAKRWQEFGHLFLVADGMGGHAVGELASKIAAETVPHVYFKSTGESRGEALRDAIEQANHAIHERGTQNPDFLNMGTTCTAAVLGPDGVLFGHVGDSRGYRIRNGQIEQLTFDHSLQWELIRTGKLSAEEVQLRQPRNVITRSLGPSANVNVDIEGPFPVQEGDTYLLCSDGLPTHVSDEEIGIVAANLPVAEASRLLSHLANLRGGTDNTTVVIFRIGETTSQNVLIPQPEPLREKSAHSSNWWPLLAAWSVACFFAFGAMAYGFGHPDWGRNLIGLSALTGEAACLYWLRSRNQPQQPKSKPNQASSAPYQTAPAILTEEFLSVLTGLEQELQRTAEDEAWEIDWKRYNHAVQQAQSATEKLQLQQALDSLSVAVDVLMLGVHRFRRQRMLKKPPQKQPHD